A section of the Streptomyces xinghaiensis S187 genome encodes:
- a CDS encoding helicase associated domain-containing protein gives RKTLLDEAGMVWEPGQEGWENKLAALRSFHRAHGHLAPRRDAVWGDAHSELVPVGEHMANLRRQGSLGKSPERAAARAAQLAQIDPDWNCPWPLDWQRHYAVLRDLAADEPDGVLPNIAPGVLFEGDDLGTWLHRQRRSWAELSEEQQQRLKALGVKPAERPASAPTAISGGKGPAFQRGLAALTQWIQREGIQKAVPRGHVERVVIDGQEHQHKLGVWISNTRARRDKLTAEQRAALAELGVEWA, from the coding sequence CGCAAGACCCTGCTCGACGAGGCCGGGATGGTCTGGGAACCCGGCCAAGAGGGCTGGGAGAACAAACTCGCCGCGCTGCGCTCCTTCCACCGCGCCCACGGCCACCTCGCCCCCCGGCGCGACGCCGTATGGGGCGACGCGCACAGTGAACTGGTCCCGGTCGGGGAACACATGGCCAACCTCCGCCGCCAAGGCAGCCTCGGCAAAAGCCCCGAACGCGCCGCAGCCCGCGCCGCACAGCTCGCCCAGATCGACCCGGACTGGAACTGCCCCTGGCCACTTGACTGGCAACGCCACTACGCCGTTCTGCGTGACCTCGCCGCCGACGAACCCGACGGCGTCCTGCCGAACATCGCCCCCGGCGTCCTCTTCGAAGGAGACGACCTCGGCACATGGCTCCACCGGCAACGCCGCAGCTGGGCGGAGCTCTCCGAAGAACAGCAGCAGCGGCTGAAAGCGCTGGGCGTGAAACCCGCCGAACGCCCCGCCTCGGCCCCGACGGCCATAAGTGGAGGGAAAGGACCAGCCTTCCAACGCGGTCTGGCGGCCCTCACCCAGTGGATCCAGCGCGAGGGCATCCAGAAGGCAGTACCGAGAGGACACGTCGAACGCGTCGTCATCGACGGCCAGGAACACCAACACAAGCTCGGCGTATGGATCTCCAACACTCGCGCGAGGCGAGACAAGCTCACCGCGGAGCAGCGCGCCGCCCTCGCTGAACTCGGAGTCGAGTGGGCCTAG
- a CDS encoding DUF6308 family protein: MARRWPLRTRRTLDAPSTVSEAKNGPGPQPPANRRCRGPSHSPCRRAITRPQPRPVQNRSRCCPRPTSHSRPRERRRAAITHARAVADLQRHFGIGLPPGTAAHTGSRFEHLAGRGGRPAEAADRTTTERLAAVQTLSATVPAPAALDIPETRPGARLSGLRQTIPRNIDMADANALLPADGSPADQARQLLEDQPDAGRVIAGKLLAQGCTRPLPGGGPLAFSTWARAAHCSARVEVDCPGTVKRAV, translated from the coding sequence GTGGCACGCCGATGGCCGCTCCGCACCCGGCGTACCCTCGACGCCCCCTCCACCGTCTCCGAGGCGAAAAACGGTCCGGGGCCGCAGCCGCCGGCAAACCGGCGCTGTCGTGGGCCGTCCCACAGTCCGTGCCGCCGCGCTATCACCCGCCCGCAACCCCGTCCCGTCCAGAACCGGAGCCGCTGCTGTCCTCGGCCGACCTCTCACAGCCGTCCCCGGGAACGACGGCGCGCCGCCATAACCCACGCTCGAGCTGTTGCGGATCTGCAGCGGCACTTCGGTATCGGACTGCCGCCCGGCACGGCGGCGCACACGGGCAGCCGGTTCGAGCATCTGGCGGGCAGAGGAGGGAGACCGGCGGAGGCCGCCGATCGGACCACGACGGAGCGTCTGGCCGCGGTGCAGACCTTGTCGGCCACCGTTCCGGCGCCTGCTGCACTGGACATCCCGGAAACCCGCCCCGGCGCGCGGCTGTCCGGTCTACGGCAAACCATTCCCAGGAACATCGACATGGCTGATGCCAACGCGCTCCTCCCGGCCGACGGCTCGCCGGCGGACCAGGCCCGGCAACTACTCGAAGACCAGCCCGATGCCGGGCGGGTGATCGCCGGAAAACTCCTGGCACAGGGGTGCACACGACCCCTTCCAGGGGGTGGGCCGTTGGCCTTCTCGACCTGGGCACGGGCTGCCCACTGCAGCGCGCGTGTCGAGGTCGACTGTCCGGGGACTGTCAAACGAGCGGTGTAA
- a CDS encoding CU044_2847 family protein codes for MADTVQATMPDGTSIWVRVNDEDEGPRDTGFGDRLSRQLGDLPQTLETVTRSVRSGLQHAAPDEVTLEFGIEIAAKSGQLVSVVTEAGGKATLKVTVTWRKEEPAESAVTETPREDPEEDRA; via the coding sequence GTGGCCGATACGGTCCAGGCAACCATGCCGGACGGAACCTCGATATGGGTGCGCGTCAACGACGAAGACGAGGGCCCCCGGGACACCGGCTTCGGTGACCGCCTGTCACGGCAGCTCGGCGATCTCCCCCAGACCCTGGAGACCGTCACGCGCAGCGTCAGGTCCGGACTGCAGCACGCGGCCCCGGACGAAGTAACGCTCGAATTCGGCATCGAAATCGCAGCCAAAAGCGGCCAGCTGGTGAGCGTCGTGACGGAGGCCGGGGGCAAGGCCACCCTCAAGGTGACAGTTACCTGGCGCAAGGAAGAGCCCGCAGAGAGCGCCGTGACGGAAACACCCCGCGAGGATCCCGAGGAGGACCGCGCATAA
- a CDS encoding NUDIX hydrolase: protein MDNETSAHAQPPPIRRQRAVEVFRNRFGALFNDEVLSPSGKPGRYLRWQWSHSGVVIVPMGQDGLAFVPTYRYPIGEVSLEFPRGGCEADEDPAVAAARELREETGFDCAPSALRPLGVIHAETGLIESDVHVFAAEVRPTGSADAPPAAEPEAMESVAEPVWASRTEVVKWLQSGSVTCGVTLAALALALADDSGTGSGPPT, encoded by the coding sequence ATGGACAACGAAACCTCCGCCCACGCCCAACCCCCACCCATCCGGCGGCAGCGGGCAGTGGAGGTCTTCCGGAACCGCTTCGGCGCGCTGTTCAACGACGAAGTGCTCTCGCCCTCGGGCAAGCCGGGCCGCTACCTGCGCTGGCAGTGGTCCCACAGCGGAGTGGTGATCGTCCCCATGGGACAAGACGGCCTCGCGTTCGTTCCCACCTACCGATACCCGATCGGCGAGGTCTCCCTGGAATTCCCCCGGGGCGGTTGCGAAGCGGACGAGGATCCAGCCGTGGCAGCCGCACGGGAACTGCGGGAGGAGACCGGCTTCGACTGCGCCCCGTCCGCACTGCGCCCCCTGGGCGTCATCCACGCCGAGACCGGCCTGATCGAATCGGACGTGCACGTTTTCGCCGCCGAAGTCCGCCCCACCGGATCGGCAGACGCCCCACCGGCAGCCGAGCCGGAGGCCATGGAATCGGTGGCCGAGCCGGTCTGGGCCTCGCGCACGGAGGTGGTGAAGTGGCTGCAGAGCGGCAGCGTCACCTGTGGCGTGACGCTGGCTGCCCTGGCACTTGCCCTGGCGGACGACTCCGGCACCGGCTCCGGGCCGCCGACGTGA
- a CDS encoding trypsin-like serine peptidase has product MTTHDGLDSEALERLRVLTERNVVGIRAGQAFCGTGFLVTPDTVLTCAHVVAGRGEGSVTAMVGGRTVAVEVVSLVPEAKGAGSTYGFPDLAEVRLSEPAHDVRGVWLGSAGPRQAAAVSIHGFSGHTLEPGVQPDTLHLTVAGRSGRFVRLQWDQVVQGFSGSPVLDTTTGRVCGVLKASRHERGMSGGWLIPVDAVEECSPGLLERNHAAHRPGTVWFDLARDRKGRQAGLFGPEPGGLSPRNTPAQMLARGAMPFVDRPELGELQNWCWELDDQLLRLLYARAVRARPACPPNCATDCGTWAGSPDSRTGSRSATLCAGPSGWKASPPRSARVSPAWWCSTTPKHGSATSALSWRISTGTGLMASPCACCCWHVPRSRCGMR; this is encoded by the coding sequence ATGACGACACACGATGGCCTGGACAGTGAGGCGCTGGAGCGGCTGCGCGTCCTGACCGAGCGGAACGTCGTGGGTATCCGGGCCGGCCAGGCTTTCTGCGGGACCGGGTTCTTGGTGACACCTGACACCGTCCTGACGTGTGCGCACGTGGTGGCCGGGCGCGGGGAGGGCAGCGTGACGGCGATGGTCGGGGGGCGCACCGTCGCGGTCGAGGTCGTGAGTCTTGTGCCCGAGGCGAAGGGCGCAGGAAGCACCTACGGTTTTCCGGATCTCGCCGAAGTGCGGCTGAGCGAGCCGGCACACGATGTGCGGGGGGTGTGGCTTGGCAGTGCCGGGCCGAGGCAGGCGGCGGCTGTGTCCATCCACGGATTCAGCGGGCACACATTGGAACCGGGCGTCCAGCCCGACACCCTGCACCTCACGGTGGCCGGTCGCAGCGGGCGCTTCGTGCGGCTTCAGTGGGACCAGGTGGTCCAGGGATTCAGCGGCAGTCCGGTGCTCGATACAACGACGGGGCGTGTGTGCGGGGTACTCAAGGCCTCACGCCACGAGAGGGGAATGTCGGGGGGATGGCTGATTCCCGTCGACGCCGTGGAGGAATGCTCGCCGGGGTTGCTGGAACGCAACCATGCCGCGCACCGGCCCGGGACGGTCTGGTTCGATCTCGCCCGCGACCGCAAGGGACGGCAGGCCGGCCTCTTCGGTCCCGAGCCCGGCGGTCTGAGTCCGCGGAACACGCCGGCGCAGATGCTGGCACGCGGAGCGATGCCGTTCGTGGACCGCCCAGAACTCGGCGAGCTCCAGAACTGGTGCTGGGAACTCGACGATCAGCTGCTGCGCCTGCTGTACGCGCGGGCGGTTCGGGCAAGACCCGCCTGTCCGCCGAACTGTGCCACCGACTGCGGCACATGGGCTGGATCGCCGGATTCGCGGACAGGGAGTCGCTCGGCAACCCTCTGCGCCGGCCCCAGTGGCTGGAAGGCCTCACCGCCGCGCTCGGCGCGGGTTTCCCCTGCTTGGTGGTGTTCGACTACGCCCAAGCACGGCTCGGCGACATCAGCGCTCTCATGGCGCATATCCACCGGCACCGGCCTGATGGCATCACCCTGCGCGTGCTGCTGCTGGCACGTTCCGAGGAGCCGTTGTGGCATGCGCTGA
- a CDS encoding S26 family signal peptidase, protein MNAERTTTIRPEPVSALGRGAVLLSAAAAGMLAAGVLGSLAAEAEGLTLLCGLLALVLAVSAALAHALGRVLISVTVRGMSMAPAYRDGDRVLVRRDRPPVPGQVVVVADLPPAGPDLAPAWLIKRVAAVPGDPVPRDLAPVLAHAPQDLVPPGKLVLLGDNQNVSRDSRHMGYFPADAVLGTVLRSHRCPAPPGG, encoded by the coding sequence ATGAACGCAGAGCGCACCACCACCATCAGGCCGGAGCCGGTTTCAGCACTTGGCCGAGGCGCGGTGCTGCTGAGCGCTGCCGCCGCGGGAATGCTGGCAGCCGGTGTACTGGGCTCCCTGGCGGCCGAGGCGGAGGGCCTGACCCTGCTGTGCGGCCTGCTCGCACTGGTTCTGGCCGTGAGCGCTGCGCTGGCGCACGCCCTGGGCCGCGTCCTGATCTCGGTCACGGTCCGGGGCATGAGCATGGCACCCGCCTACCGCGACGGCGACCGGGTGCTGGTCCGCCGCGACCGGCCACCGGTCCCCGGCCAGGTGGTCGTCGTTGCCGACCTGCCGCCCGCGGGACCGGACCTGGCCCCGGCCTGGCTGATCAAGCGGGTGGCCGCCGTCCCCGGAGACCCGGTGCCCCGCGACCTGGCGCCCGTGCTCGCACACGCCCCGCAGGACCTGGTACCACCCGGAAAGCTGGTTCTGCTGGGTGACAACCAGAACGTCAGCCGCGATTCCCGCCACATGGGGTACTTTCCGGCGGACGCAGTACTCGGCACGGTCCTGAGAAGTCACCGGTGCCCCGCTCCTCCGGGCGGCTGA
- a CDS encoding ABC transporter ATP-binding protein — translation MTGVVAGAQPQLTQYLRAELDRRVGLVTQDRLFRAVEEFAGLSRFEDPRFLDRLRLAQQNGGSPYGNQAVDGLVAMVRSGITIAGFLGSLVLISPVMAGLILGAGAPTLAAELLLSRRRARMLWDLGPVERREAFYSDLLSTVEAAKEIRLLDTGTFFRNRMTAERRMANEAKRAMDRREVLAQTVLAAVAALVAGAGLLWAIGEAHRGALSIGNVTIFVAAVAGVQGALAALAGETARAHQALLMFGHYMAVTTAGPDLCPGRDSVPPLREGIELRNVWFRYSPDHPWVLRGVNLRIPHGTAVALVGLNGAGKSTLVKLLCRFYDPTRGVIFWDGTDIRDLDMAELRARIGAVFQDYMCYDLTARENIALGNLAALDDDARTAAAAQRAGIHERLTALPCGYQTLLSRMFFMDLEKDDPENGVVLSGGEWQRVALARAFLRDGRDLMILDEPSAGLDAEAEYEIHTSLRRTRQGRTSLLISHRLGAVRDADLIVVLAEGRIAEQGTHAALLAQGGAYARLFRLQAAGYQGMREGAPAMTGGQ, via the coding sequence GTGACGGGGGTGGTCGCCGGTGCGCAGCCGCAGCTCACCCAGTACCTGCGAGCGGAACTCGACCGGCGCGTGGGCCTGGTCACGCAGGACCGGTTGTTCCGGGCGGTGGAGGAATTCGCCGGGCTGAGCCGGTTCGAGGACCCGCGTTTCCTCGACCGGCTCCGGCTCGCCCAGCAAAACGGCGGATCCCCGTACGGCAACCAGGCCGTGGACGGCCTGGTTGCGATGGTGCGCTCGGGAATCACGATTGCCGGTTTCCTCGGCTCCCTCGTCCTGATCAGCCCGGTGATGGCCGGACTGATCCTGGGGGCCGGGGCACCGACACTGGCGGCGGAGCTACTGCTGTCCCGGCGCCGAGCACGCATGCTGTGGGATCTCGGACCGGTGGAGCGACGGGAGGCCTTCTACAGCGACCTGCTGTCCACTGTCGAAGCTGCGAAGGAGATCCGGCTCTTGGACACCGGCACCTTCTTCCGCAACCGGATGACCGCCGAACGCCGCATGGCGAACGAGGCCAAGCGGGCGATGGACCGGCGGGAGGTGCTGGCCCAGACCGTGCTCGCGGCGGTCGCCGCGCTGGTGGCCGGGGCAGGCCTGCTCTGGGCGATCGGCGAGGCCCACCGGGGTGCTCTCTCGATCGGCAATGTGACGATCTTCGTCGCGGCAGTGGCCGGGGTGCAGGGCGCACTGGCAGCGCTCGCCGGCGAGACGGCCCGGGCTCATCAGGCGCTGCTGATGTTCGGCCACTACATGGCGGTCACCACGGCCGGGCCCGACCTCTGTCCCGGCCGGGACTCCGTGCCGCCGCTGCGCGAGGGGATCGAGCTGCGCAACGTCTGGTTCCGCTACTCGCCCGACCACCCCTGGGTCCTGCGCGGGGTGAACCTGCGCATCCCGCACGGCACGGCGGTGGCTCTGGTGGGTCTGAACGGTGCCGGAAAGTCCACGCTGGTCAAGCTGCTGTGCCGGTTCTACGACCCGACGCGGGGCGTGATCTTCTGGGACGGCACGGACATCCGCGACCTCGACATGGCCGAGTTGCGTGCCAGGATCGGCGCGGTGTTCCAGGACTATATGTGCTACGACCTGACCGCGCGGGAAAATATCGCGCTCGGCAATCTGGCCGCCCTGGACGACGACGCGCGCACGGCAGCCGCCGCCCAGCGCGCCGGAATCCACGAGCGGCTGACCGCGCTGCCCTGCGGTTATCAGACCCTGCTGTCCCGGATGTTCTTCATGGACTTGGAGAAGGACGATCCGGAGAACGGCGTCGTGCTCTCCGGCGGAGAGTGGCAGCGGGTCGCGCTGGCCCGGGCGTTCCTGCGCGACGGGCGGGATCTGATGATCCTCGACGAGCCGTCCGCCGGTCTCGACGCCGAGGCCGAGTACGAGATCCACACCTCACTGCGGCGGACCAGACAGGGCCGCACCAGCCTGCTCATCTCGCACCGGCTCGGCGCCGTACGTGACGCGGACCTGATCGTCGTCCTCGCGGAAGGACGAATCGCGGAACAGGGCACGCACGCCGCCCTCCTGGCCCAAGGCGGCGCCTACGCCCGGCTGTTCCGCCTGCAGGCGGCGGGCTACCAGGGCATGCGGGAAGGCGCGCCCGCGATGACGGGAGGGCAGTGA
- a CDS encoding TlpA disulfide reductase family protein has product MMPILTAAAVLAGLLCVLDLMLTLGVIRRLREHTALLTDLNGGPASIKAGEEVGEFTTLTVEGKPLNRAAMAEETLVAFFSPDCGPCQEKMPKFVEYASTLPGGRDRVLAVVVAEPHEGTEFLSALAPVAQVVRESPDGPVGTAFKVRAYPLVLAVARDRRDRVIVTDDRVALEQAVAAA; this is encoded by the coding sequence ATGATGCCGATTCTGACCGCGGCCGCGGTTCTGGCCGGGCTGCTCTGCGTGCTTGACCTGATGCTCACGCTGGGAGTGATCAGACGCCTGCGCGAGCACACCGCACTGCTGACCGACCTGAATGGCGGCCCTGCCTCCATCAAGGCGGGCGAGGAAGTCGGCGAGTTCACCACACTCACCGTGGAGGGGAAGCCGCTGAACCGGGCGGCGATGGCCGAGGAGACATTGGTGGCGTTCTTCTCGCCGGACTGCGGACCGTGTCAGGAGAAAATGCCGAAGTTCGTGGAGTACGCGAGCACGCTGCCCGGCGGCCGGGACCGGGTGCTGGCCGTCGTGGTAGCCGAACCCCACGAGGGGACGGAGTTCCTCAGCGCCCTGGCGCCGGTCGCCCAAGTGGTACGGGAGAGCCCGGACGGACCGGTGGGCACCGCGTTCAAGGTACGGGCTTACCCGTTGGTGCTGGCCGTCGCCCGGGACCGCCGGGACCGGGTGATCGTCACGGACGACCGGGTGGCGCTGGAACAGGCCGTGGCCGCGGCATGA
- a CDS encoding MauE/DoxX family redox-associated membrane protein codes for MARLLAVQQGVRRGLQLQRTLLDLQQRQVLQLLLLRTVSVPAVRAPGAADAAALGAQEAQGGTAMQYLVIGVRCLVGVVFLVSSISKVAGRNAFPGFVTSLRGLWPLRMGPARLVAGCVIGAETAIWVLLAVPGPAATTTGCTLAAGLLTVFAVGIATAMRRDVRTPCRCFGTSTSLLGPWHIVRNALLAAAAAGAAAVSGTGPGGPVRPDGVVVAVAGGLLAGGLITVADDLLSLFRPLDTPNDKNETETHHDADSDRGRGSGRAALRA; via the coding sequence GTGGCCCGCCTGCTGGCAGTGCAACAAGGCGTACGGCGGGGGCTGCAATTACAACGCACCCTGCTCGACCTGCAACAACGGCAAGTCCTACAGCTGCTTCTGCTGAGGACGGTATCGGTTCCGGCTGTTCGCGCGCCTGGTGCGGCCGATGCCGCCGCGCTGGGCGCGCAGGAAGCACAGGGAGGGACTGCGATGCAGTACCTGGTCATCGGGGTGCGGTGTCTTGTCGGCGTCGTCTTCCTGGTCTCGTCGATCAGCAAAGTGGCCGGCCGGAACGCCTTCCCCGGGTTCGTGACCTCGCTGCGCGGACTGTGGCCGCTGCGGATGGGCCCGGCCCGCCTGGTCGCGGGCTGCGTGATCGGTGCCGAGACGGCGATCTGGGTGCTGCTGGCGGTGCCGGGGCCGGCGGCGACCACCACGGGATGCACGCTTGCGGCCGGACTGCTGACGGTGTTCGCGGTGGGGATCGCGACGGCGATGCGGCGGGATGTACGCACGCCGTGCCGCTGCTTCGGCACCTCGACCAGCCTGCTCGGCCCCTGGCACATCGTCCGCAACGCTCTGCTGGCCGCCGCGGCGGCGGGCGCGGCCGCCGTCTCCGGTACGGGGCCCGGGGGCCCCGTCCGGCCCGATGGCGTGGTGGTGGCGGTGGCCGGAGGACTGCTGGCGGGCGGGCTGATCACCGTCGCGGATGACCTCCTCAGCCTGTTCCGGCCGTTGGACACCCCGAACGACAAGAACGAGACGGAGACGCATCATGATGCCGATTCTGACCGCGGCCGCGGTTCTGGCCGGGCTGCTCTGCGTGCTTGA
- a CDS encoding helix-turn-helix domain-containing protein, protein MREEVKGHVRQAPGWLRADVVNYARYGVEHGKPRRTLHLPACTVTLFFGWGDPIRLHDPYAREREGTTWEAMAAGLCSHADISEISGTACGVQVELTPLGAYRLLGIPLHHLANRATHPQEILGHRWVARLTERLVQASDWPEACAVLDDAITSRLCEGRWPSPVVLEAWSRLRRAHGQVTVSELARTTGRSRRRLETLFSEQIGLSPKALARVLRFQKAITSPPARTLAETASTCGYYDQAHLNRDFRALTNLTPTQINKLAATATEESTPGRITSIELTPTSRAPSNPGIRRTVR, encoded by the coding sequence GTGCGAGAGGAAGTGAAGGGTCACGTGCGGCAGGCGCCCGGCTGGTTACGGGCGGACGTGGTGAACTACGCCCGTTACGGGGTGGAGCACGGCAAACCGCGGCGCACGCTCCACCTTCCCGCGTGCACGGTGACCCTGTTCTTCGGGTGGGGCGACCCGATACGCCTGCACGACCCTTACGCCCGGGAGCGAGAAGGAACCACGTGGGAGGCGATGGCTGCTGGCCTGTGTTCCCACGCCGACATCAGCGAGATCTCCGGCACGGCCTGCGGAGTACAAGTAGAACTCACACCGCTGGGCGCCTACCGCCTGCTCGGCATCCCCCTGCACCACCTCGCGAACAGAGCGACCCATCCACAGGAGATCCTTGGGCACCGATGGGTTGCCCGGCTCACCGAACGACTGGTGCAGGCCTCGGACTGGCCGGAGGCATGTGCCGTCCTCGACGACGCGATCACCTCACGGCTCTGCGAGGGGCGGTGGCCCTCTCCGGTCGTCCTGGAAGCCTGGAGCAGACTACGCCGAGCCCACGGCCAGGTGACCGTCAGCGAACTCGCCCGAACCACCGGTCGCAGCCGACGCCGACTGGAGACGCTCTTCAGCGAACAGATCGGGCTTTCCCCCAAGGCCCTGGCCAGGGTTCTACGCTTCCAGAAAGCCATCACCTCGCCCCCGGCCCGGACCCTCGCCGAGACTGCCTCCACATGCGGCTACTACGACCAAGCCCACCTCAACCGGGACTTCCGCGCCCTGACCAACCTCACCCCCACCCAGATCAACAAGCTCGCTGCCACCGCCACCGAAGAATCAACTCCCGGACGCATCACCTCAATTGAGCTGACCCCGACTTCACGGGCTCCCTCAAACCCAGGAATCCGCCGCACAGTCCGGTAA
- a CDS encoding snapalysin family zinc-dependent metalloprotease: MPVRRFARGSAAAFTLALALVGGQAAAAPSDVSGGSAAAARVVTYDASASAEFRSAVDRGAAIWNESVDGVELRPVEAGRRANIRVLADNGWPRAQTTSLGNGTVYMGRQAVDQGYDTVRISSHELGHILGLPDRKPGPCSSLMSGSSAGTACTNPYPNAAEKAEVEGNFGGVLQRPAGAPAPAVFMD; the protein is encoded by the coding sequence ATGCCTGTCCGTAGGTTCGCCCGCGGCTCCGCCGCCGCTTTCACACTGGCTCTCGCCCTGGTCGGGGGTCAGGCCGCGGCCGCCCCTTCCGATGTGTCCGGGGGCAGCGCCGCTGCTGCCCGTGTGGTCACCTATGACGCGAGCGCGTCGGCGGAGTTCAGGAGCGCGGTCGACCGGGGTGCGGCGATCTGGAACGAGAGCGTCGACGGGGTGGAGCTGCGTCCCGTCGAGGCCGGCCGCCGCGCCAATATCCGGGTCCTGGCCGATAACGGCTGGCCCCGCGCCCAGACCACGTCGCTGGGCAATGGGACGGTCTACATGGGCCGGCAGGCGGTTGACCAGGGATATGACACGGTGCGGATCTCCTCGCACGAACTCGGTCACATCCTGGGCCTGCCCGACCGCAAACCGGGTCCGTGCTCGAGTCTGATGTCGGGTTCCAGTGCGGGGACGGCCTGCACCAACCCCTACCCGAACGCGGCGGAGAAGGCGGAGGTCGAGGGCAACTTCGGCGGCGTGCTCCAGCGGCCTGCGGGAGCACCGGCTCCGGCCGTGTTCATGGACTGA
- a CDS encoding MmcQ/YjbR family DNA-binding protein, with the protein MIDAEDVRRIALSLPETVEKEAWSMPTFRVAGKMFVTVPDDETSFAVRCPRHERTELIAAEPEKFWVPPHEAGSAWVRVRLAALEDLGELRDILVDSWQQAAPERLLEAFPARCPGVDGG; encoded by the coding sequence GTGATCGATGCCGAGGATGTCCGCCGTATCGCGCTGTCCCTCCCGGAGACCGTGGAGAAGGAGGCGTGGAGCATGCCCACCTTTCGTGTCGCGGGGAAGATGTTCGTCACCGTCCCCGACGACGAGACGTCCTTCGCGGTGCGCTGCCCCCGGCATGAACGGACGGAGCTGATCGCCGCCGAGCCGGAGAAGTTCTGGGTACCGCCGCACGAGGCCGGTTCCGCCTGGGTGCGTGTCCGGCTGGCCGCGCTGGAGGATCTCGGCGAGCTGCGCGACATCCTCGTCGACTCCTGGCAGCAGGCGGCGCCGGAGCGCCTCCTGGAAGCCTTCCCCGCCCGGTGCCCCGGCGTGGACGGAGGCTGA